The Panacibacter microcysteis genome includes a window with the following:
- a CDS encoding TIGR04282 family arsenosugar biosynthesis glycosyltransferase, with amino-acid sequence MKAALIILVHDPIICRVKTGSIDMITNQENSLIRRQLLQHTRRITSELNADKFLFLKANADNDDVWLKGNYIKRLQRGRGRGEIITNAFETVFSMGYTRVVMIGSDSIESETIHIIQAFNNLNTYDVVVSPVEDKAYYLLGLKKFQPQLFKNKMWNTSLLLQQTLHTIDELKLTYHLQQVINDVEEEKEQYLLQHRQ; translated from the coding sequence ATGAAGGCTGCCTTAATTATATTGGTGCATGATCCAATCATCTGCCGGGTTAAAACGGGCAGTATAGATATGATCACTAACCAGGAAAATTCGCTTATACGCAGGCAGTTGCTGCAGCATACCCGGCGTATAACAAGTGAACTGAATGCAGATAAGTTTTTGTTTTTAAAAGCCAACGCAGACAATGATGATGTTTGGCTAAAGGGCAACTATATTAAAAGACTGCAAAGAGGCCGGGGTAGAGGAGAAATTATTACCAACGCTTTTGAAACTGTTTTTAGCATGGGGTATACACGGGTGGTAATGATTGGAAGCGACAGCATTGAATCAGAAACCATACATATCATACAGGCGTTTAATAACCTCAATACTTATGATGTTGTAGTAAGCCCGGTAGAAGACAAAGCCTATTATTTGCTGGGGTTAAAGAAATTTCAGCCACAGCTATTCAAAAATAAAATGTGGAACACTTCTTTGCTGCTGCAACAAACATTACATACTATAGATGAACTAAAGCTTACCTACCACCTGCAGCAGGTAATCAATGATGTAGAAGAGGAAAAAGAACAGTACCTGTTACAGCACAGGCAATAG
- a CDS encoding DUF502 domain-containing protein: MSDWKHRFYESFHWKNLLQYFFQGLVILAPLGITIYAVWWLFYTVDNILPNIIHGIFPKLLPPDGEGELRRIPGLGFIVAVLIVLFVGRVSSSFFMSKLVDLLDGMLERTPGIKFIYKSVKDFLEAFTGNKRKFDKPVLANVDGPDIWRVGFITQESSVNFELSDHVVVYIPLSYAITGVTYLVPKSKIRLLTHLSSAEAMKFAVSGGVSEVEGQ, from the coding sequence ATGTCTGATTGGAAACACCGCTTTTATGAGTCTTTTCACTGGAAAAACCTCTTGCAATATTTTTTCCAGGGCCTTGTAATCCTTGCTCCGTTAGGTATAACGATCTATGCCGTGTGGTGGCTGTTTTATACAGTAGATAACATTTTACCCAATATAATTCATGGCATTTTCCCAAAGCTTTTACCGCCTGATGGCGAAGGAGAATTGCGCAGGATTCCCGGCCTCGGCTTTATAGTGGCGGTGTTGATCGTATTATTTGTAGGCCGCGTTTCCTCTTCTTTTTTTATGAGCAAACTGGTAGACCTGCTCGATGGCATGCTGGAAAGAACGCCGGGAATAAAATTTATCTACAAATCAGTAAAGGATTTTCTGGAAGCTTTTACCGGAAACAAAAGAAAATTTGACAAGCCTGTATTGGCAAATGTAGACGGCCCCGATATCTGGCGTGTTGGCTTTATTACGCAGGAAAGCAGTGTCAATTTCGAACTTTCAGATCATGTAGTGGTTTATATTCCCTTATCTTATGCCATAACCGGTGTCACCTACCTGGTTCCCAAAAGCAAGATCAGGTTACTCACCCACCTTAGCTCTGCAGAGGCCATGAAATTTGCAGTGTCTGGTGGCGTATCAGAAGTGGAAGGACAATAA
- the holA gene encoding DNA polymerase III subunit delta — MSAEKIIGDWKKKNFKPVYWLEGDEPYYIDMVVNFAEHHILTESEAGFNLTIFYGRDADWPSVVNACMRYPMFAEKQVVLLKEAQHMKDIDKLEGYVSKPLSSTIFVIAYKDKKLDGRTKFNKVIKEKGELFTTKKLYDNQLPEWTSQMISSHGLTISAKALTLLVDHIGNDLNRLQNEVEKLSVNLATRKNITEEDIETYIGISKEFNVFELQDAIAQKNLAKAIRIIQYFAANPKAGPIQLLLPTLYSYFSKIYTIYGMDNKSEQSLFSLFRNNFAVKAAQLAMSNYGYEGVERIILLLHQYNLRSIGINDGGTDDADLMKEMVVKMMH; from the coding sequence ATGTCTGCAGAAAAAATCATAGGAGACTGGAAGAAAAAAAACTTTAAACCGGTTTACTGGCTGGAAGGTGATGAACCTTATTACATAGATATGGTGGTTAATTTTGCCGAACACCATATTCTTACAGAAAGCGAAGCTGGTTTTAATCTTACCATTTTTTACGGCAGGGATGCAGACTGGCCTTCTGTGGTAAATGCCTGTATGCGCTACCCGATGTTTGCTGAAAAACAGGTTGTGCTACTAAAAGAGGCGCAACATATGAAAGATATCGACAAACTGGAAGGCTACGTGAGCAAGCCTCTTTCTTCCACCATTTTTGTAATTGCCTACAAAGACAAAAAACTTGATGGAAGAACGAAGTTTAATAAAGTGATCAAAGAAAAGGGCGAACTGTTTACTACCAAAAAATTATATGATAACCAGTTGCCGGAGTGGACAAGCCAGATGATCAGCTCTCATGGGCTAACAATAAGTGCCAAAGCGCTTACACTTTTGGTTGACCATATCGGCAATGACCTGAACAGGCTGCAGAACGAGGTTGAGAAACTTTCAGTAAATCTTGCAACGCGCAAAAATATTACTGAAGAAGATATTGAAACCTATATTGGCATAAGTAAAGAGTTTAACGTATTTGAGTTGCAGGATGCTATTGCACAAAAGAACCTGGCAAAAGCTATTCGTATTATACAATACTTTGCCGCCAACCCCAAAGCGGGACCTATACAATTACTATTACCAACCTTGTATAGCTACTTTAGCAAGATCTATACAATTTATGGAATGGACAATAAAAGCGAGCAATCATTATTCAGCCTTTTCAGGAACAATTTTGCAGTAAAGGCGGCGCAGCTTGCCATGAGCAACTATGGGTACGAAGGTGTAGAGAGAATAATATTGCTGTTGCACCAATACAACCTTAGAAGCATTGGTATAAACGATGGTGGCACAGATGATGCGGACCTTATGAAAGAAATGGTTGTTAAGATGATGCACTAA
- a CDS encoding 3-hydroxyacyl-CoA dehydrogenase family protein, translating to MKNVSVIGAGTMGNGIAHVFAQSGFAVTLVDVNTAQLEKALQTITKNLDRQVSKGTVTEAQKADALQHIKTCDDLAGGVKDADLVVEAATENTELKLKIFRQLDEAAPAGAILASNTSSISITKIAAVTKRPGKVIGMHFMNPVPVMKLVEIINGYATDNSVTDTIVELSRQLGKVPCVVNDYPGFIANKILMPMINEAICSLYEGIAGVASIDTIMKLGMAHPMGPLQLADFIGLDVCLSILNVLYEGFGNPKYAPCPLLVNMVMAGKLGVKSGEGFYTYTPGSKDLVVSSRFRY from the coding sequence ATGAAAAATGTATCTGTAATCGGCGCCGGCACAATGGGTAATGGTATTGCGCATGTTTTTGCACAAAGCGGTTTTGCAGTAACGCTGGTAGATGTAAATACCGCACAGCTGGAGAAGGCGTTGCAGACCATAACAAAAAATTTAGACCGCCAGGTTAGCAAAGGCACCGTTACAGAAGCGCAAAAGGCAGATGCACTACAGCATATCAAAACCTGCGATGACTTAGCCGGGGGTGTAAAGGATGCCGATCTGGTAGTAGAAGCTGCCACAGAAAATACAGAGCTGAAGCTGAAAATTTTCAGGCAGTTGGATGAAGCTGCACCTGCAGGTGCTATACTGGCTTCCAATACTTCATCAATTTCTATTACAAAGATTGCAGCGGTAACCAAACGACCCGGAAAGGTAATTGGTATGCACTTTATGAACCCTGTACCGGTAATGAAGCTGGTAGAAATTATTAATGGCTATGCCACGGATAATTCTGTTACAGATACTATTGTTGAATTGAGCAGGCAATTAGGCAAAGTGCCCTGCGTAGTAAATGATTACCCGGGCTTTATAGCCAATAAGATACTGATGCCAATGATTAATGAAGCTATATGCAGTTTGTACGAAGGCATTGCCGGTGTAGCATCAATAGATACCATTATGAAGCTGGGAATGGCACACCCGATGGGTCCTTTGCAACTGGCAGATTTTATAGGCCTGGACGTGTGCCTGAGTATTTTAAATGTTTTATATGAAGGATTTGGTAATCCTAAATATGCGCCATGCCCTTTGCTGGTTAATATGGTAATGGCCGGTAAACTTGGTGTAAAAAGCGGCGAAGGTTTTTATACTTATACACCTGGCAGTAAAGACCTGGTAGTAAGCAGCAGATTCAGGTATTAG
- a CDS encoding TolC family protein, with amino-acid sequence MNLRIGCIISLLMIAGIANAQPNKDTIISTYAFSVKQCVEFASKNNLQVKNAITDLKQQEQTNRGVTSAALPKLNVSGNITDYLKLPVSLLPGEIIGQPAGTFVPVTFGTKYNANAAVALQQVVFDGQVFVGLQARKAAIDFYEKNIDVVLENVKSNIYKVYYQLVASKTQIAQIDANIDRLTRLEHDANELFKNGFAEKLDVDKASVQLANLITEKQSAENQVANGYLGLKLLIGMPPQDSLVLTDSVTDEEIKDGLLTEDGYNYASRVEFQYAEIGKRLNEYNIKRYKLAALPTLSLNGSFSKQAQRTKFDIFGKGDWFTTSYVGINLNFSLFDGFQRRSDLEKARLDLQRSNDQMDYLKISIDKEVAEATNNYRNAINTLDFQKKNIALAEKVYEQAKKKFEVGTGSTTEITNAQTDLRVAQNNYINALYNAIIAKVDYQKATGKLN; translated from the coding sequence ATGAACCTAAGAATAGGATGTATAATAAGCCTGTTGATGATTGCCGGCATAGCAAATGCGCAACCAAACAAGGATACAATAATATCTACCTATGCATTTAGTGTAAAACAATGTGTAGAGTTTGCGTCTAAAAATAATCTGCAGGTAAAAAATGCTATCACAGATCTTAAACAGCAGGAGCAAACCAACAGGGGTGTAACCTCTGCTGCATTGCCGAAGCTTAATGTAAGCGGCAATATAACAGACTACCTGAAACTGCCGGTAAGCTTATTACCCGGCGAGATCATTGGTCAGCCGGCGGGTACATTTGTTCCGGTAACATTTGGTACCAAGTACAATGCTAATGCAGCTGTGGCTCTTCAGCAGGTTGTTTTCGACGGCCAGGTATTTGTAGGCCTGCAGGCAAGAAAGGCAGCCATCGATTTTTATGAGAAAAATATAGACGTGGTATTGGAAAATGTAAAATCGAATATTTACAAAGTATATTACCAGCTTGTGGCAAGTAAAACACAGATTGCGCAGATCGATGCGAACATTGACAGACTTACCAGGCTTGAGCACGATGCCAATGAACTTTTTAAAAACGGTTTTGCAGAAAAGCTGGATGTCGACAAAGCTTCTGTACAACTGGCTAACCTTATTACAGAAAAGCAATCGGCAGAAAACCAGGTGGCAAACGGTTATCTCGGCCTTAAACTGCTGATCGGTATGCCTCCCCAGGATTCTCTGGTGCTGACAGACAGCGTAACCGATGAAGAAATAAAAGATGGTTTACTAACCGAGGATGGTTACAACTACGCCAGCCGCGTAGAATTTCAGTATGCAGAAATCGGTAAGCGCCTGAACGAATACAATATCAAACGGTATAAACTGGCAGCATTACCTACGCTCAGCTTAAACGGCAGCTTCAGCAAGCAGGCACAAAGAACAAAGTTTGACATATTTGGTAAGGGCGATTGGTTCACCACGTCTTATGTTGGCATCAATCTCAACTTTTCATTGTTTGATGGGTTTCAGCGCCGGTCTGATCTTGAAAAGGCAAGACTTGATCTGCAGCGGTCAAATGACCAGATGGATTACCTGAAAATATCCATCGATAAAGAAGTAGCAGAAGCGACCAACAACTACCGCAATGCCATCAACACACTCGATTTTCAGAAAAAGAATATAGCACTGGCAGAAAAAGTATATGAGCAGGCAAAGAAAAAGTTTGAAGTGGGTACAGGAAGCACAACCGAAATAACCAATGCACAAACCGACCTGAGGGTAGCGCAAAATAATTATATCAACGCACTGTACAATGCCATTATAGCAAAAGTGGATTATCAGAAAGCAACAGGTAAACTAAACTAA
- a CDS encoding efflux RND transporter periplasmic adaptor subunit — protein sequence MRKIVNICSLSAFLFLASCGAKSDSGKGGDVAAKKAKLEELKKEQQKITDEITALEAEIVKIDPSAKPEKTKLVTVSDVKAENFIHYIDLQGTVTSDDISYVAPRNGQGGLVKAVYVKQGDNVKKGQLLLKLDDAIYQKNLQQAQTQLKYAEDLLRRQKNLWNQQIGTELQLVQAQQNVDQVNDQIATLKEQMSMANVIADVSGVADVVNIRVGEFFSGNAMNPQIRIVNNSRLKVTTQVPENYVENVNNGSNVIVNLPDINKTFNSKISVSGKVIDPNSRSFYVDAKLPADNNLRPNQVALVKIQDYAASNAITAPVNTLQTDEKGKFVMVAVNEGGKLVAKKRPVEIGQLYGDKIEIKSGLQAGEQLITYGYQGVYDGQLLTTAAQQ from the coding sequence ATGCGAAAGATTGTAAACATCTGCTCATTAAGCGCCTTTCTTTTCCTGGCTTCATGCGGGGCAAAAAGTGATTCCGGCAAAGGTGGAGATGTGGCAGCCAAAAAAGCAAAGCTGGAAGAACTAAAAAAAGAACAACAGAAAATTACTGACGAGATAACTGCACTCGAGGCAGAAATCGTTAAAATTGACCCATCCGCAAAACCAGAGAAAACAAAGCTGGTAACGGTATCAGATGTTAAGGCAGAAAATTTTATTCACTATATAGATCTGCAGGGTACAGTAACATCAGACGATATATCTTATGTGGCACCACGCAACGGCCAGGGTGGCCTGGTAAAAGCAGTATATGTAAAGCAAGGCGATAACGTTAAAAAAGGCCAGTTGCTGTTAAAGCTTGATGATGCCATTTACCAGAAAAATTTACAGCAGGCACAAACACAGTTGAAATATGCCGAAGACCTGTTGCGCCGCCAGAAAAACCTTTGGAATCAGCAGATTGGTACAGAACTGCAGTTGGTACAGGCACAACAAAATGTTGACCAGGTAAATGATCAGATTGCAACATTGAAAGAGCAAATGAGTATGGCCAATGTAATTGCAGATGTATCAGGCGTGGCAGATGTGGTGAACATTCGGGTGGGTGAATTCTTTAGCGGCAACGCCATGAACCCGCAGATAAGGATTGTAAACAATAGCCGCCTAAAGGTTACCACTCAGGTTCCCGAGAATTATGTAGAAAATGTAAACAATGGCAGCAATGTAATAGTAAACCTTCCTGATATCAACAAAACATTCAACAGCAAGATATCGGTTTCGGGCAAGGTGATTGACCCCAACAGCCGCTCTTTTTATGTAGATGCAAAACTGCCTGCAGATAACAATTTAAGGCCTAACCAGGTAGCACTTGTTAAGATACAGGACTACGCAGCAAGCAATGCCATTACCGCACCTGTAAACACGTTGCAGACAGATGAAAAAGGAAAATTTGTAATGGTTGCGGTGAATGAAGGCGGCAAACTTGTGGCTAAAAAAAGACCTGTTGAAATCGGCCAGCTGTACGGAGATAAAATAGAGATAAAGTCAGGGTTGCAGGCCGGTGAGCAACTGATCACTTATGGTTACCAGGGTGTGTACGACGGGCAGTTGTTAACAACTGCAGCACAGCAATAA
- a CDS encoding efflux RND transporter permease subunit — translation MSALENFTGKFKQFKPTSWSINNKTSIYLMMIFVSLAGIYQFLTLPKEQYPDIVIPTIYVQTIYVGNSPKDIENLVTRPIEKQIKGITGAKINKETSTSQQDFSAIVVEFSTDVKTDVALQKVKDAVDKAKADLPTDLTQEPNVLEVSFSEQPIMYVNISGDYDKIRLKKFADDAKDKLEELPQLNRVDIVGAPEREFQVNVDNYRMQAAGVTFDDIANAIARENVDISGGLLDVGTMKRNMQLKGQLKTSFDIEKILVRNFTGGPVYLKDIATIKDTVKENESYARLDGKNVITLNIIKRSGENLIETTDDVKKVVDALKEEFPKNLDLVITGDTSIATQTSFNDLVNSIVIGFVLVLIILMFFMGVVNAFFVALSVPLSMFVAFLFLPAADLIVGSHVTLNFIVLFALLFGLGIIVDDAIVVIENTHRIFMEGKGKISSAISAKMAAGEVFIPVLAGTLTTLAPFFPLLFWPGLIGKFMIYLPTMLIFTLTASLIVAFIMNPVFAVDFMNHEEGDKREPKSAIFKKPGLWAALILGILFDVIGAPFWGNLLIFITLLVLLNRFVLDGLIHRFQNKALPWIMGHYESLLRWALKGWRPVWLLVGTVALLIVSVMSISASVSSGRTQIEFFPSGAPNQIFVYLKLPVGTSVDYTDSVTKMLEGRVNQVLGIQNGKKNPVVESVITNIAVGASDPMSGDRSTHPELGRIQVSFVEYAKRNGVSTEPYLDSIRQVLKGIPGAEISVSQEQNGPPTDPPINIEVVSDDFDDLIKTSVALKDYLDSIQVPGVEELKIDVDLTNPEITLTVDRERALREGVSTYQIGMEIRTALFGREVSKIKDEDDEYKIQLRNEKMQRKSLTELLNMNIAFRDMASGGAVKSIPISSLVKVDYTSTLGSVKRKNEKRTITIRSNVLNGYTPTGVNQVIGQHIARFKQKPESVTIAQTGESEQQAETVAFLGKALLIALMLILFILVLQFNSVSKSVIILTEIVFSIIGVLFGFVFTGMTISSVMVGMGIVGLAGIVVKNGILVIEFTDELRSRGLKTREAAIQAGKTRIIPVLLTALAAILALIPLAVGFNIDFISMFENLDPKIFFGGDNAVFWKPLAWTIIFGLAFAFFMTLIIVPSMYLIAERLRRPMRRMYGGKWISFMGIPPLTVLFIPMIIVTSIRHRMARKRRERKLRDQNLDKRFTGSWF, via the coding sequence ATGAGCGCATTAGAAAATTTTACAGGGAAGTTCAAACAGTTTAAGCCCACCTCGTGGAGTATCAATAATAAAACGTCTATCTACCTCATGATGATCTTCGTGAGTCTGGCGGGCATTTATCAATTCTTAACGCTTCCCAAAGAGCAGTATCCTGATATTGTTATACCTACTATTTATGTACAAACAATTTATGTAGGTAACTCTCCAAAAGATATCGAGAACCTTGTTACAAGGCCCATAGAAAAACAGATCAAAGGCATAACCGGTGCCAAGATCAATAAAGAAACAAGTACCTCTCAGCAGGATTTTTCTGCCATCGTTGTAGAGTTTAGTACAGATGTAAAAACAGACGTTGCACTGCAGAAAGTGAAAGATGCGGTAGACAAAGCAAAAGCAGATCTGCCGACAGATCTTACGCAGGAACCAAATGTGCTCGAGGTGAGTTTTTCTGAGCAACCCATCATGTATGTAAATATCAGCGGAGACTATGATAAAATAAGGCTGAAAAAATTTGCCGATGATGCAAAAGATAAACTGGAAGAACTGCCACAGTTAAACCGTGTAGATATTGTAGGTGCGCCGGAGAGAGAGTTCCAGGTAAACGTTGATAATTACAGGATGCAGGCAGCTGGTGTAACTTTCGATGATATTGCCAATGCAATAGCGAGAGAAAACGTTGACATATCGGGAGGTCTTTTAGATGTTGGCACCATGAAACGCAACATGCAGTTAAAAGGCCAGCTTAAAACATCTTTTGATATTGAAAAGATACTGGTGCGCAACTTTACCGGCGGCCCGGTTTACCTGAAAGATATAGCTACTATAAAAGATACCGTAAAAGAGAATGAAAGTTATGCGCGGCTGGATGGTAAAAATGTAATTACCCTCAACATTATTAAACGCTCAGGCGAAAACCTGATAGAAACCACAGACGATGTAAAAAAGGTGGTGGATGCGCTGAAGGAAGAATTTCCGAAAAACCTGGATCTTGTTATAACAGGCGATACCAGTATAGCAACGCAAACATCTTTTAACGACCTGGTAAACTCTATCGTTATCGGGTTTGTGCTGGTGCTGATCATTCTTATGTTTTTTATGGGCGTGGTAAACGCATTCTTTGTGGCACTCTCTGTACCGCTGAGTATGTTTGTGGCGTTTCTCTTTTTGCCTGCTGCAGACCTTATTGTGGGCTCTCATGTAACGCTCAACTTCATTGTACTTTTTGCATTGTTGTTTGGCCTGGGTATAATTGTAGATGACGCTATTGTGGTAATTGAGAACACACACCGCATTTTTATGGAAGGCAAGGGAAAGATCTCGTCTGCTATTTCAGCTAAAATGGCCGCAGGTGAGGTGTTTATACCGGTACTTGCCGGTACACTTACCACACTGGCCCCTTTCTTTCCATTGTTGTTCTGGCCGGGTTTGATTGGTAAGTTTATGATCTACCTGCCTACCATGCTCATCTTTACGCTTACCGCGTCTCTTATTGTAGCGTTTATTATGAACCCGGTATTCGCGGTAGATTTTATGAACCATGAAGAGGGAGACAAAAGAGAACCTAAATCTGCCATCTTTAAGAAACCGGGTTTATGGGCTGCGCTTATACTTGGTATTTTGTTTGATGTGATTGGCGCACCATTCTGGGGTAACCTGCTCATCTTTATCACCCTGCTTGTTTTATTAAACAGGTTTGTATTGGATGGTTTGATTCACCGTTTCCAAAACAAAGCGTTGCCGTGGATCATGGGTCACTATGAAAGCCTTTTGCGGTGGGCATTAAAAGGCTGGAGACCGGTGTGGTTATTGGTGGGTACAGTAGCATTGCTCATTGTTTCTGTAATGAGTATCAGTGCATCTGTATCCAGTGGCAGAACACAGATTGAATTTTTCCCGTCCGGCGCGCCTAACCAGATATTCGTTTACCTAAAACTGCCGGTGGGCACTTCTGTTGACTATACAGATTCTGTAACCAAGATGCTGGAAGGCCGTGTAAACCAGGTTTTGGGTATACAAAACGGTAAAAAGAACCCGGTTGTCGAAAGCGTGATCACCAATATTGCAGTAGGTGCCAGTGACCCGATGAGCGGAGACAGAAGCACGCATCCTGAGCTGGGCCGCATACAGGTGTCATTTGTAGAATATGCAAAACGCAACGGCGTATCTACAGAGCCATACCTGGATTCTATCAGGCAGGTGCTGAAAGGTATTCCCGGTGCAGAAATTTCTGTTAGCCAGGAGCAAAACGGTCCGCCTACAGATCCGCCAATCAATATAGAAGTGGTAAGTGATGACTTTGATGATCTTATAAAAACATCTGTTGCGCTTAAAGATTACCTCGATTCTATCCAGGTGCCCGGTGTGGAAGAGCTCAAAATAGATGTAGACCTTACCAATCCCGAAATAACACTTACCGTCGACAGGGAAAGAGCATTGCGGGAAGGCGTTTCTACCTACCAGATTGGTATGGAAATACGAACAGCATTGTTTGGCCGTGAAGTTTCCAAGATCAAAGATGAAGATGATGAATACAAAATACAGCTGAGGAACGAAAAGATGCAGCGTAAGAGCCTTACCGAATTGCTCAATATGAATATTGCCTTCAGGGATATGGCCAGTGGCGGCGCAGTAAAAAGTATACCGATCAGTTCACTTGTAAAAGTAGATTATACAAGCACGCTGGGCAGCGTTAAAAGAAAAAATGAAAAGCGAACCATCACCATCAGGTCGAATGTGTTAAATGGCTATACACCAACAGGGGTTAACCAGGTAATCGGGCAGCACATAGCCAGGTTTAAACAGAAACCCGAAAGCGTTACAATAGCGCAAACAGGTGAAAGCGAGCAACAGGCAGAAACGGTAGCTTTCCTGGGTAAGGCTTTGCTTATTGCATTAATGCTTATCCTTTTTATACTGGTATTACAGTTCAATTCGGTTAGTAAGTCTGTGATCATTCTTACAGAAATTGTTTTCAGTATCATTGGTGTATTGTTTGGCTTTGTGTTTACAGGTATGACGATCTCTTCTGTAATGGTTGGTATGGGCATTGTAGGCCTGGCCGGTATCGTGGTTAAGAATGGTATCCTGGTAATAGAATTTACAGATGAGTTGCGCAGTCGTGGCCTCAAAACACGCGAGGCTGCTATACAGGCTGGTAAAACCCGTATCATTCCTGTATTGCTTACAGCACTTGCTGCCATCCTCGCACTTATACCACTGGCTGTAGGGTTTAACATTGATTTTATATCCATGTTTGAAAACCTTGATCCCAAAATCTTCTTCGGTGGCGACAATGCCGTATTCTGGAAACCACTGGCATGGACAATTATTTTTGGTCTTGCGTTTGCATTCTTTATGACCCTGATTATTGTTCCAAGTATGTATCTTATAGCCGAGCGTTTGCGCCGTCCAATGCGCCGCATGTATGGTGGTAAATGGATAAGCTTTATGGGTATACCGCCGCTTACAGTACTGTTTATACCAATGATTATTGTTACTTCTATCCGGCATAGGATGGCAAGAAAAAGAAGAGAAAGAAAACTACGCGATCAAAATCTTGACAAGCGTTTTACCGGAAGCTGGTTTTAA
- a CDS encoding MGMT family protein — translation MKKATTGKVSAKQITTKEYSFFEDVWAVVRKVPKGRVTTYGAIANYLGTKLSARMVGWAMNGAAKAKPKVPAQRVVNRNGMLSGKMHFETPSRMQELLEKEGVRVENDKVTGFRELFWDPLKELGL, via the coding sequence ATGAAAAAAGCCACTACCGGAAAGGTTTCCGCAAAACAAATAACCACGAAAGAATACAGTTTTTTCGAAGATGTATGGGCCGTGGTGCGGAAAGTGCCAAAGGGAAGAGTAACAACATACGGGGCCATAGCCAACTATCTTGGCACCAAACTTTCTGCAAGAATGGTTGGCTGGGCCATGAATGGCGCCGCTAAAGCAAAACCAAAAGTACCGGCACAGCGGGTGGTAAACCGTAACGGCATGCTTTCAGGAAAAATGCATTTTGAAACACCTTCCCGCATGCAGGAGTTGCTGGAAAAAGAAGGGGTTAGGGTTGAAAATGATAAAGTAACAGGTTTCCGGGAATTGTTCTGGGATCCTTTAAAAGAGTTAGGGTTGTAG
- a CDS encoding TetR/AcrR family transcriptional regulator: protein MEMKERIQQKARELFMRYGFRSVTMDEIAGQLGISKKTVYQFFEDKDSLVEAVMQKEMDYMHNECVRQMHESQNAIEELFLDMECMEEVVESLNPQILFDLEKFYPSTFEKFKKHKNSFLLDIVRKNIQRGIQEELYRSDFDIDIVSRFRLESSFLAFSQETYPFGKYNPLQVSNEIYFLYLHGITTPKGKKLIEKYIQQRQKNKSLAV, encoded by the coding sequence ATGGAAATGAAAGAAAGAATACAGCAAAAGGCCAGGGAACTTTTTATGCGTTACGGGTTTCGTTCTGTTACAATGGACGAAATAGCGGGGCAATTGGGCATCAGTAAAAAGACAGTGTACCAGTTTTTTGAAGATAAAGACAGCCTGGTAGAAGCGGTGATGCAGAAGGAAATGGATTATATGCACAACGAGTGCGTAAGACAAATGCATGAATCTCAAAATGCTATTGAGGAACTTTTCCTGGATATGGAATGCATGGAAGAAGTGGTGGAAAGTCTTAACCCGCAGATACTCTTTGACCTTGAAAAGTTTTACCCCAGCACATTCGAAAAATTTAAAAAACACAAGAACAGTTTTCTGCTGGATATTGTTAGAAAAAATATACAGCGCGGTATACAGGAAGAACTGTACAGGAGCGATTTTGATATCGACATCGTATCGAGGTTTCGTCTTGAAAGTTCGTTCCTTGCTTTTAGCCAGGAAACTTACCCTTTTGGTAAATACAACCCGCTGCAGGTTTCCAATGAAATTTATTTTCTCTACCTCCATGGAATTACAACACCAAAAGGCAAAAAACTGATCGAAAAATACATTCAGCAAAGACAAAAAAATAAATCACTAGCAGTATGA
- a CDS encoding DUF5522 domain-containing protein, with protein MEKKLIEGVHYYFSDDGLMVFTRQYHLERGNCCGNGCMNCPYNYMSVAEPRRTQLIKEKKNRGTAQ; from the coding sequence GTGGAGAAAAAACTGATTGAAGGTGTACACTATTATTTTAGTGACGACGGGTTAATGGTTTTTACCAGGCAATACCACCTGGAGCGTGGTAATTGTTGCGGTAACGGCTGTATGAATTGCCCATATAATTATATGTCTGTTGCCGAACCCCGCAGAACCCAACTGATAAAAGAGAAAAAAAACCGTGGTACTGCTCAATAA